The Procambarus clarkii isolate CNS0578487 chromosome 91, FALCON_Pclarkii_2.0, whole genome shotgun sequence genome includes a region encoding these proteins:
- the LOC123773865 gene encoding spermatogenesis-associated protein 31H1-like, translating into MGDRRHDSMGDRRHDSMSDRRHDSMSDRRHDSMGDRRRDSMGDRRHDSMSDRRHDSMSDRRHDSMSDRRHDSMSDRRHDSMGDRRRDSMGDRRHDSMSDRRHDSMSDRRHDSMGDRRHDSMSDRRHDSMSDRRHDSMGDRRHDSMGDRRHDSMSDRRHDSMGDRRHDSMGDRRHDSMSDRRHDSMGDRRHDSMGDRRHDSMGDRRHDSMGDRRHDSMGDRRHDSMGDRRHDSMGDRRHDSMSDRRHDSMGDRRHDSMGDRRHDSMGDRRHDSMGDRRHDSMGDRRHDSMSDRRHDSMSDRRHDSMSDRRHDSMSDRRHDSMSDRRHDSMSDRRHDSMSDRRHDSMGDRRHDSMGDRRHDSMSDRRHDSMSDRRHDSMSDRRHDKVDCSGGNEMQQCFSILLTNRL; encoded by the coding sequence ATGGGTGATCGTAGGCATGATAGCATGGGTGATCGTAGGCATGACAGCATGAGTGATCGTAGGCATGACAGCATGAGTGATCGTAGGCATGACAGCATGGGTGATCGTAGGCGTGATAGCATGGGTGATCGTAGGCATGATAGCATGAGTGATCGTAGGCATGACAGCATGAGTGATCGTAGGCATGACAGCATGAGTGATCGTAGGCATGACAGCATGAGTGATCGTAGGCATGACAGCATGGGTGATCGTAGGCGTGATAGCATGGGTGATCGTAGGCATGATAGCATGAGTGATCGTAGGCATGACAGCATGAGTGATCGTAGGCATGACAGCATGGGTGATCGTAGGCATGATAGCATGAGTGATCGTAGGCATGACAGCATGAGTGATCGTAGGCATGACAGCATGGGTGATCGTAGGCATGACAGCATGGGTGATCGTAGGCATGATAGCATGAGTGATCGTAGACATGACAGCATGGGTGATCGTAGGCATGACAGCATGGGTGATCGTAGGCATGACAGCATGAGTGATCGTAGGCATGACAGCATGGGTGATCGTAGGCATGACAGCATGGGTGATCGTAGGCATGACAGCATGGGTGATCGTAGGCATGACAGCATGGGTGATCGTAGGCATGACAGCATGGGTGATCGTAGGCATGACAGCATGGGTGATCGTAGGCATGACAGCATGGGTGATCGTAGGCATGATAGCATGAGTGATCGTAGACATGACAGCATGGGTGATCGTAGGCATGACAGCATGGGTGATCGTAGGCATGACAGCATGGGTGATCGTAGGCATGACAGCATGGGTGATCGTAGGCATGACAGCATGGGTGATCGTAGGCATGACAGCATGAGTGATCGTAGGCATGATAGCATGAGTGATCGTAGGCATGATAGCATGAGTGATCGTAGGCATGATAGCATGAGTGATCGTAGGCATGACAGCATGAGTGATCGTAGACATGACAGCATGAGTGATCGTAGGCATGATAGCATGAGTGATCGTAGGCATGATAGCATGGGTGATCGTAGGCATGATAGCATGGGTGATCGTAGGCATGATAGCATGAGTGATCGTAGGCATGATAGCATGAGTGATCGTAGGCATGATAGCATGAGTGATCGTAGGCATGATAAAGTGGACTGCTCCGGGGGTAATGAGATGCAACAATGTTTCAGTATATTACTAACAAACCGGCTTTAA